One region of Thunnus albacares chromosome 8, fThuAlb1.1, whole genome shotgun sequence genomic DNA includes:
- the mecr gene encoding enoyl-[acyl-carrier-protein] reductase, mitochondrial — protein sequence MWLPLYTVCSRSQTTCRRRFAAALLKLSRRRDQTHVSHLSHSAGPGAQTCKALQFRKHGDPSQVVQLEDVDLPPIGAKDVLVKMLAAPINPSDINMIQGTYAITPDLPAVGGNEGVGQVLEVGSQVKSLKTGDWVIPRDAGLGTWRTAAVLAEDDVISLPNDIPLLSAATLGVNPCTAFRMLSDFEDLKPGDSVLQNAANSGVGQAVIQIAAARGINTINIVRDRPEFSQLSDRLKAIGASHVIKEEALRRPEIKELFKTCPKPKLALNGVGGKSATELLRHLRVGGSMVTYGGMAKQPVTVPVSALIFKDVKVRGFWVTQWKRDHAHDDRAFRSMLDELCSLIQQGKLTAPACTEVGLQEYCRALDTAMQPFTSAKQILIM from the exons ATGTGGCTACCACTTTACACAGTCTGCTCAAGAAGCCAGACAACCTGCAGAAGACGCTTCGCCGCTGCTCTTTTAAAACTGTCAAGGCGCAGAGATCAGACTCACGTTTCTCACCTCAGTCATTCAGCTGGACCTGGTGCACAAACATGCAAGGCTCTTCAGTTCAGAAAACACGGAGACCCTTCTCAAGTCGTGCA GTTGGAGGATGTGGATCTGCCCCCCATAGGTGCAAAGGATGTCCTGGTCAAAATGCTAGCAGCTCCAATCAACCCGTCTGACATCAACATGATTCAAG ggaCTTATGCTATAACACCTGACCTCCCAGCTGTTGGCGGCAATGAAGGAGTGGGTCAGGTCTTAGAGGTGGGCAGCCAGGTAAAGTCCCTCAAAACAGGAGACTGGGTCATCCCAAGAGATGCTGGTCTAG gGACGTGGAGGACAGCAGCCGTGCTAGCTGAGGATGATGTCATCTCACTGCCCAATGACATTCCCCTGTTGTCTGCTGCCACATTGGGAGTGAACCCCTGCACTGCCTTCAGGATGCTCTCTGACTTTGAAGACCTCAAGCCAG GTGATTCTGTGCTCCAGAATGCAGCCAACAGTGGAGTTGGACAGGCTGTAATTCAGATTGCTGCTGCAAGGGGAATAAACACGATAAACATTGTCAGAGACAG GCCAGAGTTCTCACAGCTCAGCGATAGGCTGAAGGCCATCGGAGCCAGTCACGTGATCAAAGAAGAGGCGCTCAGGCGGCCTGAGATTAAGGAACTATTCAAG ACTTGTCCAAAGCCTAAACTGGCATTAAATGGAGTCGGAGGCAAGAGTGCAACAGAACTGCTCCGTCATCTACG GGTTGGAGGATCCATGGTGACATACGGAGGGATGGCCAAACAGCCCGTTACTGTCCCTGTG AGTGCTCTTATTTTCAAGGATGTGAAGGTTCGAGGATTTTGGGTCACACAATGGAAGAGAGATCACGCACATG ATGACAGAGCATTTAGAAGCATGCTGGATGAACTGTGCTCCCTCATCCAGCAGGGAAAGCTGACAGCTCCTGCCTGCACCGAGGTGGGACTCCAAGAGTACTGCAGAGCTCTGGACACTGCTATGCAGCCTTTCACCTCAGCTAAACAGATCCTAATCATGTGA